TACCAGTAGCGCTGGAAGACTATGTCTTATGCAAATAAAAAACGTAATATGCCGAGACATACCATTGCGTAAAGTCCTGCCAGAACATCATCAATCATGACACCCCAGCCGTTTTCCAGCCACTTTTCAGAGTCTTTAACCGGAAAGGGTTTTGTAATGTCAAAAAAACGAAATAGACAGAAGGCCAGCACCATCCACCAGAAGGATAATGCTGCAAACGGCAGAATTGTTATCCATTGGCCTACAAGTTCATCCAGAACAATTTCTCCCGGATCTTTGCTGCCTAATACTTGTTCTGCTCGCGTAATTTGAATGCTTCCCCAACAAAAAAGGACGGCAAGGACAACGATACGTATCCACATGGGGAGCGGCATAAAAAAGATTGGTGCAAGCGCAATGGCCACAGCGGATCCCACTGTTCCCGGGGCACATGGCGAAAGGCCGGAAGGTCCTAAACGAGATACATGAACTGCAATTTTGTCGCGCAGCGATAATTCTGTGATCATGAAACTACTCCTAGATATTATACGGCTGGAGTAACGACTCCGGCAGCTTGTAATTTATCCAGTAACTCAGTCACTGGCAGTCCAACAACATTGGACCATGAGCCGCAGATTAATTCCACAAGAAACGATCCAATCCCTTGAATTGCGTATGCCCCTGCTTTGTCTGCCGGTTCTCCCGTACGGATGTATGCTTTTAACGCATTTTCTGCATATTGCTTCATCGTTACAGCAGTTTCAACCGCATATGTATCTGTGGTGCCATCTGGGTATACAATCGCAGTTGCAGTTATTACTTTATGTGTATTGCCGGAGAGTCTGCTCAACATGTTTAGTGCGTGGGCATCATCAGTCGGTTTTCCCATAATTTCGTCACCAAGTACTACAATAGTATCTGCCCCGATAAAACAGGCTGTGTCGAGTTGTTTAGAAATGTTCCGTACAGACATTGTTTTGGCTAAGGCGCAGCGACAGGCAAACAGCTTTGGTGCTTCTCCTGCCTCTGGTAGAGGTTCGTCTCCTGCGTGAGTTTCAACGGTAAAGTTAATGCCAAGTTCAGAAAGAAATTGGCTTCGACGTGGAGAGCCTGAAGCCAGAACAATTGGTTTTATTGTAGAGTATACTGGTATATTCATATGTTATCTATAGTTCCGATTATAATAGAGAGATCGTTTGGCGCACTGTGCTGTATTAAGAATACCTTTGTCAATAAGTTGAGGTAGGCTGCGGTACCGTGACTCTGGTTTCTTGTAGTTTTGCATTATAAGTACAACAACGATGTGTTGTTAATTTTTTAAATGAAATTTTCGTTGAAATAAAATACGAACTTATCAGATTCTAATGAATATCATTCTAAAGTTTATCTTAAGTAGGCCGATACCGAGTATTAAGAGTATAGCGTCATGACAGTACAATCATTTTATGTGCAAAATATGCTTCGTAAGTATCAGAAGCAAATGGTCTCCGCCCGGCATATTTCCAGGGCGGACGATTCGGCGCGTAATTTGCATATTACTAATAATGACG
This portion of the Halodesulfovibrio aestuarii DSM 17919 = ATCC 29578 genome encodes:
- a CDS encoding phosphatidylglycerophosphatase A family protein; its protein translation is MITELSLRDKIAVHVSRLGPSGLSPCAPGTVGSAVAIALAPIFFMPLPMWIRIVVLAVLFCWGSIQITRAEQVLGSKDPGEIVLDELVGQWITILPFAALSFWWMVLAFCLFRFFDITKPFPVKDSEKWLENGWGVMIDDVLAGLYAMVCLGILRFLFA
- a CDS encoding Maf family nucleotide pyrophosphatase codes for the protein MNIPVYSTIKPIVLASGSPRRSQFLSELGINFTVETHAGDEPLPEAGEAPKLFACRCALAKTMSVRNISKQLDTACFIGADTIVVLGDEIMGKPTDDAHALNMLSRLSGNTHKVITATAIVYPDGTTDTYAVETAVTMKQYAENALKAYIRTGEPADKAGAYAIQGIGSFLVELICGSWSNVVGLPVTELLDKLQAAGVVTPAV